The proteins below are encoded in one region of Pelotomaculum isophthalicicum JI:
- a CDS encoding electron transfer flavoprotein subunit beta/FixA family protein has product MNIAVLLKQTFDTEAKIEIAGGAINKKGVGLIVNPYDEYAVEEALKLKEKNGGEVTIISVGADTPDAMRQALAMGADKAISVEDPALEGGDEYTTAVVLAKAVSTIPYDLILAGWREGSAQVAVRVAEELGLPHINVVTKLDVDGGKATATRDIEGGNEIVEVPVPAVITAQKGLNEPRYPSMKGIMQAKKKPIQKLSLGDLGLSADQVAAKVKVQSYFLPSAKAAGKMIAGEAPQAAAELARLLREEANAI; this is encoded by the coding sequence ATGAATATTGCAGTTCTCTTAAAACAAACCTTCGACACAGAAGCAAAAATCGAGATCGCGGGCGGCGCGATTAACAAAAAGGGCGTTGGCCTGATTGTCAACCCCTACGATGAGTATGCTGTGGAAGAAGCGCTCAAGCTTAAGGAAAAGAATGGCGGCGAGGTAACTATTATATCTGTCGGGGCGGATACCCCGGACGCGATGCGTCAAGCGCTGGCCATGGGAGCGGATAAAGCTATTAGTGTGGAAGATCCCGCTCTTGAGGGTGGTGACGAGTATACCACAGCCGTTGTGTTGGCTAAAGCGGTAAGCACTATACCGTATGATCTGATTCTGGCCGGTTGGCGTGAAGGTTCCGCCCAGGTAGCGGTGCGGGTTGCCGAGGAACTTGGCCTGCCGCATATTAACGTAGTGACCAAACTGGATGTCGATGGCGGTAAAGCTACAGCCACCAGAGATATCGAAGGCGGCAACGAAATCGTTGAAGTGCCGGTGCCCGCTGTGATTACTGCTCAAAAAGGCTTGAATGAGCCGCGTTATCCCTCAATGAAGGGCATTATGCAAGCTAAGAAAAAGCCCATCCAAAAGCTCTCCCTGGGTGACCTGGGACTGAGTGCCGATCAAGTAGCGGCCAAAGTTAAAGTACAATCTTACTTCCTTCCCAGCGCTAAAGCCGCGGGCAAAATGATCGCCGGTGAAGCGCCCCAAGCTGCCGCCGAACTGGCGCGGCTGTTGCGGGAAGAAGCAAACGCTATCTAA